One genomic window of bacterium includes the following:
- a CDS encoding mechanosensitive ion channel family protein has protein sequence MEQLLLMLKSTVLGLTVGQILLALLFVLSGFIARAVILAVFRWLLRRTTATRTQIDDILIEALSAPAGAVCVVGGIWAAIAILPVPREPVDIARFVDAFFRSITIVIATWFTIRLNDRVTRRAHEKAVASDSPLADFVPLLRKTIQVFLVIIGCLLIVQELGYSVGSLIAGLGIGGLAVGLAARDTLANFFGSIVIFVDRPFTRGDWIVVGDQEGIVEDIGVRVTRIRTFANSLITIPNAQLTTTAITNWSRMVKRRINLTIGVTYSTSPETIEAAIRRVEQIILDDDRIHSDFFFVKFVDFAAYSLNIQVYCFTVTTAWIEHLTARQELLLKIMRAFREMGIEFAFPTQTIHAFFDPGTRVIPPDD, from the coding sequence ATGGAACAACTGCTTCTCATGCTGAAGAGCACGGTGTTGGGTTTGACCGTCGGGCAGATTCTGCTTGCCCTGTTGTTCGTCCTGTCGGGTTTTATCGCTCGTGCCGTAATCCTGGCCGTGTTTCGCTGGCTGCTTCGACGAACCACCGCCACCCGAACGCAGATTGACGACATTCTGATCGAAGCGCTGTCCGCTCCCGCGGGAGCGGTGTGCGTGGTGGGCGGAATCTGGGCGGCCATTGCGATTCTGCCGGTGCCGCGCGAACCGGTGGACATTGCGCGGTTCGTGGACGCTTTCTTCCGCTCGATCACCATCGTGATCGCTACCTGGTTCACGATTCGTCTGAATGACCGCGTCACCCGCCGCGCGCATGAGAAGGCGGTAGCCAGCGATTCGCCGCTGGCCGATTTCGTGCCGCTCCTTCGCAAGACGATCCAGGTCTTTCTCGTCATCATCGGCTGCCTGCTGATCGTGCAGGAGCTGGGCTACTCGGTGGGTTCGCTTATTGCCGGTCTGGGGATCGGCGGTTTGGCGGTGGGCTTGGCGGCCCGTGATACGTTGGCCAACTTCTTCGGCAGCATCGTGATCTTCGTGGACCGCCCGTTCACGCGCGGAGACTGGATCGTGGTTGGCGATCAGGAAGGCATCGTCGAAGACATCGGAGTCCGCGTGACGCGCATCCGCACGTTTGCCAACAGCCTGATCACGATTCCCAACGCGCAGCTGACCACCACGGCGATCACCAACTGGTCGCGGATGGTCAAGCGGCGAATCAACCTCACCATCGGCGTCACCTACAGCACTTCTCCCGAAACCATCGAGGCGGCCATCCGCCGAGTCGAGCAGATTATTCTGGATGACGACCGTATTCATTCCGATTTCTTCTTCGTGAAGTTCGTGGATTTCGCGGCCTACAGCCTCAACATTCAAGTGTATTGCTTCACGGTCACGACCGCTTGGATCGAGCATCTGACGGCCCGGCAGGAATTGCTGCTCAAGATCATGCGCGCGTTCCGCGAGATGGGAATCGAGTTCGCGTTCCCGACCCAGACGATTCACGCCTTCTTCGATCCCGGCACACGAGTCATCCCGCCCGATGATTGA